In a single window of the Streptomyces cinnabarinus genome:
- a CDS encoding TOMM precursor leader peptide-binding protein encodes MVPMVKPALRRGWRDLNTVQFGMTPAQAMTLGPMDTATGSFLDLLNGTRGLELLRAEGRRMGLPDGHVDGLVTRLSRAGLLDDARGGGPRGAELRGRKEVLDRLRPDLAALSLTASEPGEAMDRLAARRSLRVQVRGAGRVGAVLASLLAGAGVGEVEVRDGGRVEPWDVAPGGLPAEAVGERRDEAARRAVRRAAPARPPRRGPQAPPEDADPGHSLVILAPRDDVSVHAPVPSAVDDLIASGTPHLYAGVVEGTGVVGPLVLPGETSCAGCLQEGRADRDPVYPRLLAQWRSGGGKTRAVPACDLALATTVAGLAAAHALAFLGGRTPSSVGARWEVSLPGLTWHARPVWAHPACPCGAAQKGAEKGAEKGKEGHTSKDGAAHETMAEQRPSRTSHRQVDARPVGTRRAHV; translated from the coding sequence ATGGTTCCGATGGTGAAACCCGCGCTCCGGCGCGGCTGGCGCGACCTCAACACCGTGCAGTTCGGGATGACTCCCGCGCAGGCGATGACGCTCGGCCCGATGGACACGGCGACGGGCAGCTTCCTGGATCTGCTCAACGGCACCCGGGGACTGGAGCTGCTGCGCGCGGAGGGACGCCGGATGGGGCTGCCGGACGGCCATGTCGACGGGCTGGTGACCCGGCTGAGCCGGGCGGGACTGCTCGACGACGCCCGCGGGGGCGGCCCGCGCGGTGCCGAACTGCGCGGCAGAAAGGAAGTCCTGGACCGGCTCCGCCCGGACCTCGCCGCGCTCTCCCTGACCGCGTCCGAACCGGGCGAGGCCATGGACCGGCTGGCCGCCCGGCGCTCCCTGCGCGTGCAGGTGCGCGGCGCGGGCCGGGTGGGCGCAGTGCTGGCCTCACTGCTGGCGGGGGCGGGCGTCGGCGAGGTCGAGGTGCGGGACGGCGGCCGGGTCGAACCGTGGGACGTGGCCCCGGGCGGACTGCCCGCCGAGGCGGTCGGCGAGCGCCGGGACGAGGCCGCCCGCCGGGCCGTACGCAGGGCGGCCCCGGCCCGTCCGCCGCGCCGTGGCCCCCAGGCACCGCCCGAGGACGCCGACCCCGGTCACTCCCTGGTGATCCTCGCCCCACGGGACGATGTCTCGGTGCATGCTCCCGTCCCCTCGGCCGTCGACGACCTCATCGCCTCCGGCACTCCGCACCTCTATGCCGGGGTCGTCGAGGGAACCGGTGTCGTGGGCCCGCTCGTCCTGCCGGGCGAGACGAGTTGCGCCGGCTGTCTCCAGGAGGGCCGTGCCGACCGGGACCCGGTCTACCCCCGGCTGCTCGCCCAGTGGCGTTCGGGCGGAGGGAAGACGCGTGCCGTACCGGCCTGCGATCTGGCGCTGGCGACGACGGTCGCGGGACTGGCGGCGGCACACGCGCTGGCGTTCCTCGGTGGCCGGACACCGTCCAGCGTCGGCGCCCGCTGGGAGGTCTCGCTGCCCGGTCTGACCTGGCACGCGCGCCCGGTGTGGGCGCATCCCGCATGCCCGTGCGGGGCCGCGCAGAAGGGCGCGGAGAAGGGTGCGGAGAAAGGTAAGGAAGGACACACCTCCAAGGACGGGGCGGCGCACGAGACAATGGCTGAGCAACGGCCGTCGAGAACGTCACACCGTCAGGTGGACGCTCGGCCCGTTGGGACCAGGAGGGCGCATGTCTGA
- a CDS encoding AIM24 family protein, producing MNQPLAGYAPAPVTARMENHGNHMLKVALQTGNDLLARVGSMVAYEGFVQYEPNPPAVRQIAKDWMTGEGAPLMKCSGDGLLYLADYGANVVVINLNGDGISVNATNLLAFDAHLTWGVERVKGLAKFAGQGLWNTKISGQGWVALTSRGKPIVVDCGGGENETYVDPDALVAWSPNLKVKGKRSFKAQSLIGRGSGEAYQMAFSGQGIVVVQPSEDSTDRLRVRG from the coding sequence ATGAACCAGCCGCTCGCGGGCTACGCTCCCGCACCCGTCACGGCCCGGATGGAGAACCACGGCAACCACATGCTGAAGGTGGCCCTCCAGACCGGGAACGACCTCCTCGCGCGCGTGGGGTCGATGGTCGCCTACGAAGGGTTCGTGCAGTACGAGCCCAACCCGCCCGCCGTGCGCCAGATCGCCAAGGACTGGATGACCGGCGAGGGCGCGCCCCTGATGAAGTGCTCCGGGGACGGACTGCTCTACCTCGCCGACTACGGCGCGAACGTCGTCGTGATCAACCTCAACGGCGACGGGATCTCCGTCAACGCCACCAACCTGCTCGCCTTCGACGCGCACCTCACGTGGGGCGTCGAGCGGGTGAAGGGCCTGGCGAAGTTCGCCGGACAGGGCCTGTGGAACACCAAGATCTCCGGGCAGGGCTGGGTCGCGCTGACCTCCCGGGGCAAGCCGATCGTCGTCGACTGCGGCGGTGGTGAGAACGAGACGTACGTCGACCCCGACGCGCTCGTCGCCTGGTCCCCGAACCTCAAGGTGAAGGGCAAGCGCAGCTTCAAGGCGCAGTCGCTCATCGGCCGGGGCAGCGGCGAGGCCTACCAGATGGCCTTCTCCGGCCAGGGCATCGTCGTCGTCCAGCCCAGCGAGGACAGCACCGACCGCCTCCGGGTCCGGGGCTGA
- a CDS encoding NUDIX hydrolase, giving the protein MSLHDDAVLVLKGYEDEAELRQVYLDHLAARPDGMWKACETGHLTASALVIDPSRGQVLLTLHRKLRMWLQMGGHCEPVDETLAAAALREGTEESGIEDLTLLPGGPVRLDRHLTPCAWHLDVQYAAVAPPGALEAISEESLDLRWFSYDEVADVADESVVRLLAATRARL; this is encoded by the coding sequence GTGAGTCTGCACGACGACGCGGTCCTGGTGCTCAAGGGGTACGAGGACGAGGCCGAGCTGCGCCAGGTCTATCTCGACCATCTCGCGGCGCGTCCGGACGGCATGTGGAAGGCCTGCGAGACGGGGCACCTCACGGCGAGCGCCCTGGTGATCGACCCCTCGCGCGGGCAGGTGCTGCTGACCCTGCACAGGAAGCTGCGGATGTGGCTCCAGATGGGCGGCCACTGCGAGCCGGTGGACGAGACGCTGGCGGCGGCCGCCCTGCGCGAGGGCACCGAGGAGTCCGGCATCGAGGACCTGACCCTGCTGCCCGGCGGCCCGGTCCGGCTGGACCGCCACCTCACGCCGTGCGCCTGGCACCTGGACGTCCAGTACGCCGCCGTCGCCCCGCCCGGCGCCCTGGAGGCCATCAGCGAGGAGTCCCTGGACCTGCGCTGGTTCTCCTACGACGAGGTGGCGGACGTGGCCGACGAATCCGTCGTACGCCTGCTGGCGGCGACCCGCGCGCGGCTGTGA
- a CDS encoding TerD family protein, producing MAREFQRGHKAKISDLTAGTDLYVGVQIAGPGLTFDISCFGLDADERLSDDRYFVFFNQPKSPEESIQLLGTQAGDTESFRVTLDRIPQQIQKLSFTATIDGAGQMSQVGPGYIRIVAGGEEVARYAFNGSEFTTERAVMLGDFYLKDVWRFAAVGQGFDGGLDALLKNFGGEVMEEEAPAAAPQQPQTGAAPGFAPPPQAAAPPAFGAPAPAPAAPAPAPAPAPAPQGFAPPPAPAPSVHAQPTIIAPMTPPAGTQVPPPAPAPAPYGQPPQPQQPYGQPPAAPGAPLPPGYGQPQAPHAPTPPPGYGQPTPPPGYGQQPAYGQVPGQPAAPYGAPQGAAQGPGVAAALEQFRETPTGQRWTQQNKKMVRVDLGIGGQPVLARQGSMVLYQGKVDFSYKGAGFAGRVVGNATGQEMQLMRCTGQGQVFLAENNTMVHPIELQGDGICVSAENVLAFDEGLQYEVRRIEGHGIPGGALFTMQFTGTGTIVVKTHGTPVVLPVTPTTFADANAVIAWSSAAQVVVSSQVRMRRNAYPGDTGESVNLQFRAAPGNFIVVQPYEI from the coding sequence ATGGCCAGGGAATTCCAACGCGGCCACAAGGCCAAGATCAGTGACCTCACCGCGGGTACGGATCTGTACGTAGGTGTGCAGATCGCCGGCCCCGGACTGACCTTCGACATCAGCTGCTTCGGTCTCGACGCCGACGAACGGCTCTCGGACGACCGTTACTTCGTCTTCTTCAACCAGCCGAAGTCCCCCGAGGAGTCCATCCAGCTCCTGGGCACCCAGGCCGGTGACACGGAGTCCTTCCGGGTCACGCTGGACCGGATCCCGCAGCAGATCCAGAAGCTGTCGTTCACCGCGACGATCGACGGCGCCGGGCAGATGTCGCAGGTCGGCCCCGGATACATCCGTATCGTGGCCGGCGGCGAGGAAGTCGCGCGGTACGCGTTCAACGGCTCGGAGTTCACCACCGAGCGTGCCGTCATGCTGGGCGACTTCTACCTGAAGGACGTCTGGCGGTTCGCCGCGGTCGGACAGGGCTTCGACGGCGGACTCGACGCGCTGCTGAAGAACTTCGGCGGCGAGGTCATGGAGGAGGAGGCGCCCGCCGCGGCTCCGCAGCAGCCGCAGACCGGCGCTGCACCCGGTTTCGCGCCCCCGCCCCAGGCCGCCGCGCCGCCCGCGTTCGGCGCCCCGGCGCCCGCTCCGGCCGCCCCCGCGCCCGCCCCGGCTCCGGCGCCCGCCCCCCAGGGCTTCGCGCCGCCCCCGGCACCCGCGCCGTCGGTGCACGCGCAGCCGACCATCATCGCGCCCATGACGCCGCCGGCCGGAACCCAGGTTCCCCCGCCGGCCCCCGCGCCCGCGCCCTACGGGCAGCCGCCCCAGCCGCAGCAGCCGTACGGCCAGCCCCCGGCGGCCCCCGGCGCGCCGCTGCCCCCGGGCTACGGCCAGCCGCAGGCACCGCACGCCCCCACCCCGCCTCCGGGCTACGGGCAGCCGACCCCGCCCCCCGGTTACGGCCAGCAGCCGGCGTACGGCCAGGTCCCGGGGCAGCCCGCCGCCCCGTACGGCGCGCCGCAGGGCGCTGCCCAGGGCCCGGGTGTGGCCGCCGCGCTGGAGCAGTTCCGCGAGACGCCCACCGGGCAGCGCTGGACGCAGCAGAACAAGAAGATGGTCCGCGTCGACCTCGGCATCGGCGGCCAGCCGGTGCTGGCCCGCCAGGGCAGCATGGTGCTCTACCAGGGCAAGGTCGATTTCAGCTACAAGGGCGCCGGCTTCGCCGGCCGGGTCGTCGGCAACGCCACCGGCCAGGAGATGCAGCTGATGCGCTGCACCGGCCAGGGCCAGGTGTTCCTCGCCGAGAACAACACGATGGTGCACCCCATCGAGCTCCAGGGCGACGGCATCTGCGTCTCCGCCGAGAACGTCCTCGCCTTCGACGAAGGCCTCCAGTACGAGGTCCGTCGCATCGAGGGACACGGCATCCCCGGTGGCGCGCTGTTCACGATGCAGTTCACCGGCACCGGCACGATCGTCGTGAAGACGCACGGCACGCCCGTGGTCCTCCCGGTCACGCCCACGACGTTCGCCGACGCCAACGCCGTGATCGCCTGGTCGTCCGCCGCCCAGGTGGTCGTCTCCAGCCAGGTGCGGATGCGCCGCAACGCCTACCCGGGCGACACCGGGGAGAGCGTCAACCTCCAGTTCCGGGCCGCTCCCGGCAATTTCATCGTCGTCCAGCCGTACGAGATCTGA
- a CDS encoding WhiB family transcriptional regulator: MQLEAHAPSVPPSETIPPPGLTEDSTLTPLTALTALDDAIENLGVPVPCRSYDPEVFFAESPADVEYAKSLCRTCPLMEACLAGAKERREPWGVWGGELFVQGVVVARKRPRGRPRKNPVTA; the protein is encoded by the coding sequence GTGCAACTCGAAGCGCACGCCCCGTCCGTACCGCCTTCCGAAACGATCCCCCCGCCCGGCCTCACGGAGGACTCCACCTTGACCCCGCTCACGGCGCTCACCGCGCTCGACGACGCCATCGAGAACCTCGGCGTACCCGTTCCCTGCCGCTCCTACGACCCGGAGGTCTTCTTCGCCGAGTCGCCCGCGGACGTCGAGTACGCCAAGTCCCTCTGCCGCACCTGCCCGCTGATGGAGGCCTGCCTCGCCGGCGCCAAGGAGCGGCGTGAGCCCTGGGGCGTCTGGGGTGGCGAGCTGTTCGTCCAGGGTGTCGTCGTCGCCCGGAAGCGGCCGCGTGGTCGCCCGCGCAAGAACCCGGTCACGGCATGA
- a CDS encoding AIM24 family protein: MQSPLFAYNDQQTQDRWSLQNKQMLRLTLEGHDDILARKGTMVAYQGLVEFDAEYQSNGQGRARAHTGEGLDLMRCHGQGTVYLANLKQHIHLMDVDQEGLTVDSSYVLAMDSSLHHEVIAVDSLYGISGSGKYQLNITGRGKVALMTSGMPLMMQVTPDKYVNCDADAIVAWSTGLRVQMQAQTHSSGVWRRRGNTGEGWELSFMGSGYALVQPSELLPPQSAQIGSGLAAQYGMGQQGVRAQNQGNVWS; encoded by the coding sequence ATGCAGAGTCCGCTTTTCGCCTACAACGACCAGCAGACCCAGGACCGCTGGAGCCTGCAGAACAAGCAGATGCTCCGGCTCACCCTGGAGGGCCACGACGACATCCTCGCCCGCAAGGGCACGATGGTCGCCTACCAGGGCCTCGTCGAGTTCGATGCCGAGTACCAGAGCAACGGCCAGGGACGCGCGCGTGCCCACACCGGCGAGGGCCTGGACCTGATGCGCTGCCACGGGCAGGGCACGGTCTACCTCGCCAACCTCAAGCAGCACATCCACCTGATGGACGTGGACCAGGAGGGGCTGACCGTCGACAGCAGCTATGTGCTGGCGATGGACTCCTCGCTGCACCACGAGGTCATCGCCGTGGACAGCCTCTACGGCATCTCCGGGTCCGGGAAGTACCAGCTGAACATCACCGGCCGCGGCAAGGTCGCCCTGATGACCTCCGGCATGCCGCTGATGATGCAGGTCACACCGGACAAGTACGTCAACTGCGACGCCGACGCGATCGTCGCCTGGTCCACCGGTCTGCGGGTGCAGATGCAGGCCCAGACGCACTCCTCCGGGGTGTGGCGGCGCCGCGGCAACACCGGTGAGGGCTGGGAGCTCAGCTTCATGGGCAGCGGCTACGCGCTGGTGCAGCCCAGCGAGCTGCTGCCGCCGCAGAGCGCCCAGATCGGCTCGGGCCTCGCCGCGCAGTACGGCATGGGCCAGCAGGGCGTCCGCGCCCAGAACCAGGGCAACGTCTGGAGCTGA
- a CDS encoding molybdenum cofactor biosynthesis protein MoaE, translated as MAPMNDHPGEQAAQDPIKLISIRETALSLDEVFRAVGDEAAGGTALFVGTVRNHDGGADVDELGYSCHPSAEAEMRRIAEKVVAEFPVRALAAVHRVGDLGVGDLAVVVAVSCPHRGEAFEACRKLIDDLKHEVPIWKHQKFSDGTEEWVGAC; from the coding sequence ATGGCACCCATGAACGACCATCCCGGTGAGCAGGCCGCGCAGGATCCGATCAAGTTGATCTCCATTCGGGAGACCGCGCTCTCCCTGGACGAGGTCTTCCGGGCCGTCGGGGACGAGGCCGCCGGGGGGACCGCCCTGTTCGTGGGGACCGTGCGGAACCACGACGGGGGTGCCGACGTCGACGAGCTCGGGTACTCCTGCCATCCCAGTGCCGAGGCCGAGATGCGGCGGATCGCCGAGAAGGTCGTCGCGGAGTTTCCGGTCAGGGCGCTCGCCGCCGTGCACCGGGTCGGGGATCTCGGCGTCGGGGATCTCGCCGTTGTCGTCGCCGTGTCCTGCCCCCATCGCGGGGAAGCCTTCGAGGCCTGCCGCAAGCTGATCGACGATCTCAAGCACGAGGTGCCGATCTGGAAGCACCAGAAGTTCTCCGACGGCACCGAGGAGTGGGTCGGCGCCTGCTGA
- a CDS encoding zinc-dependent metalloprotease, which yields MSDTPFGFGLPPEEPDDGDEGKKKDQQSGGGQGPANPFGFGGLPGAGGFGGPGADNPFAAMFGSLNPTDLGAAFQQLGQMLSYEGGPVNWDMAKQIARQTVSQGTSDGTKDASVGPAERTAVEEAVRLADLWLDDATSLPSGAGSAVAWSRAEWVEATLPAWKELVDPVAERVGTAMGDVLPEEMQAMAGPLIGMMRSMGGAMFGTQIGQAVGVLAGEVVGSTDIGLPLGPVGKAALLPVNIEAFGKDLGVPKEEVRLYLALREAAHQRLFAHVPWLRSHLFGAVDGYARGIKVDTAKLEDVVGQFDPQNPEQLQDALQQGMFQPEDTPEQKTALARLETALALVEGWVDAVVHAAAKPRLSSADALRETLRRRRASGGPAEQTFATLIGLELRPRRLRDASRLWASLTDARGVDGRDALWAHPDMLPTATDLDDPDGFVHREQLDFSELDKMLGEAAGGSAGKPDLTKDTEKDDDSE from the coding sequence GTGAGTGACACCCCATTCGGATTCGGCCTTCCGCCGGAGGAGCCGGACGACGGCGACGAGGGCAAGAAGAAGGACCAGCAGAGCGGTGGTGGTCAGGGACCGGCCAACCCGTTCGGATTCGGCGGGCTGCCCGGTGCCGGTGGCTTTGGCGGCCCCGGCGCGGACAACCCGTTCGCTGCCATGTTCGGTTCGTTGAACCCCACCGACCTGGGCGCCGCATTCCAGCAGCTCGGCCAGATGCTCTCGTACGAGGGCGGCCCGGTGAACTGGGACATGGCCAAGCAGATCGCCCGCCAGACAGTCTCCCAGGGCACCTCGGACGGCACCAAGGACGCGAGCGTCGGCCCCGCCGAGCGCACCGCCGTCGAGGAGGCCGTCCGCCTGGCGGACCTGTGGCTCGACGACGCGACGTCGCTGCCGTCCGGCGCCGGTTCCGCGGTGGCCTGGTCCCGCGCGGAGTGGGTCGAGGCGACCCTGCCGGCCTGGAAGGAGCTCGTGGACCCGGTCGCCGAGCGCGTCGGCACCGCCATGGGTGACGTCCTGCCGGAGGAGATGCAGGCCATGGCCGGCCCGCTGATCGGCATGATGCGCTCCATGGGCGGCGCCATGTTCGGCACGCAGATCGGGCAGGCCGTCGGCGTGCTCGCGGGCGAGGTCGTCGGCTCCACCGACATCGGTCTGCCGCTCGGCCCGGTCGGCAAGGCCGCGCTGCTGCCGGTGAACATCGAGGCGTTCGGCAAGGACCTCGGCGTGCCGAAGGAGGAGGTGCGGCTGTATCTCGCCCTGCGCGAGGCCGCCCACCAGCGCCTCTTCGCGCACGTCCCGTGGCTGCGCTCGCACCTGTTCGGCGCGGTCGACGGGTACGCGCGCGGGATCAAGGTCGACACCGCCAAGCTGGAGGACGTGGTCGGCCAGTTCGACCCGCAGAACCCCGAGCAGCTTCAGGACGCCCTTCAGCAGGGCATGTTCCAGCCGGAGGACACGCCCGAGCAGAAGACCGCCCTGGCCCGTCTGGAGACGGCTCTGGCGCTGGTCGAGGGCTGGGTCGACGCGGTGGTGCACGCGGCCGCGAAGCCGCGGCTGTCGTCCGCGGACGCGCTGCGCGAGACCCTGCGCCGCCGTCGCGCCTCGGGCGGCCCGGCCGAGCAGACGTTCGCCACGCTGATCGGTCTGGAGCTGCGCCCGCGCCGGCTGCGGGACGCCTCGCGCCTGTGGGCCTCGCTCACGGACGCGCGCGGTGTCGACGGCCGTGACGCGCTGTGGGCCCACCCGGACATGCTGCCGACGGCGACCGACCTGGACGACCCGGACGGCTTCGTCCACCGCGAGCAGCTGGACTTCTCCGAGCTGGACAAGATGCTCGGCGAGGCGGCCGGCGGCTCCGCGGGGAAGCCGGACCTGACCAAGGACACCGAGAAGGACGACGACAGCGAGTGA
- a CDS encoding M48 family metallopeptidase, producing the protein MSVDPLHRAGMPHRSTTSPPPNGSGASAIEVRRSSRRRRTVSAYREGDRTVVLIPARMSEAEEQRWVSVMLDKLAAQESKRVLGDTELAERAERLSAQYFDGRARPSSVRWVTNQNTRWGSCTPSESSIRLSHRLQGMPEYVVDYVLLHELAHLLVPGHGPGFWRLLEAYPRTERARGYLEGVVAADRLPHLPGARGE; encoded by the coding sequence GTGTCCGTCGACCCACTGCACCGCGCCGGAATGCCACACCGCAGTACGACGAGCCCGCCTCCGAACGGTTCGGGGGCGAGCGCGATCGAGGTGCGCAGAAGCTCCCGTCGCCGCAGGACGGTCTCCGCGTACCGCGAGGGCGACCGCACCGTCGTGCTCATCCCCGCCCGGATGTCCGAGGCGGAGGAGCAACGCTGGGTGAGCGTCATGCTGGACAAGCTGGCCGCCCAGGAGAGCAAGCGGGTGCTCGGCGACACCGAGCTGGCGGAGCGCGCGGAACGCCTCTCGGCCCAGTACTTCGACGGCCGCGCCCGGCCCAGCTCGGTCCGCTGGGTCACCAACCAGAACACCCGCTGGGGCTCCTGCACCCCCTCCGAGAGCAGCATCCGCCTGTCCCACCGGCTCCAGGGCATGCCGGAGTACGTCGTCGACTACGTGCTGCTGCACGAGCTGGCGCATCTGCTCGTGCCCGGCCACGGACCGGGCTTCTGGCGGCTGCTGGAGGCGTATCCGCGCACCGAGCGGGCCCGGGGCTACCTCGAAGGAGTGGTGGCCGCCGACCGGTTGCCGCACCTGCCCGGCGCACGCGGAGAGTGA
- a CDS encoding ABC1 kinase family protein: protein MSDLPRKAVTRTAKLAALPLGFAGRATWGLGKRIVGESAELVGRELQQRTAEQMFKVLGELKGGAMKFGQALSVFESALPEEVAGPYRAALTKLQEAAPPMPTRTVHAVLAERLGEDWRELFVEFDDKPAAAASIGQVHRAVWQDGRAVAVKVQYPGAGEALLSDLTQLSRFARLLGPLVPGMDIKPLITELKDRVSEELDYALEAQAQQVHAEEFADDPDVVVPGVVHQCDQVLVTEWIDGIPLSEIINDGTEEQRDRAGQLLARFLFSGPARTGLLHADPHPGNFRLLPGGPHDEEEWKLGVLDFGTVDRLPGGLPTPIGESLRMTLDGDAESVYELLCREGFVKESIELDPDAVLDYLLPIIEPAQLDEFTFTRGWMRSQAARVADPRSPAYQLGKQLNLPPAYLLIHRVTLSTIGVLCQLGATVRLREELEEWLPGFVLEEETEEESVAEA from the coding sequence ATGTCTGATCTTCCCCGGAAGGCGGTCACCCGGACCGCCAAGCTCGCCGCGCTCCCGCTCGGCTTCGCCGGACGGGCGACCTGGGGACTGGGCAAGCGAATCGTGGGCGAGTCAGCGGAACTCGTCGGCAGAGAGCTGCAGCAGCGCACCGCCGAGCAGATGTTCAAGGTGCTCGGTGAGCTCAAGGGCGGCGCGATGAAGTTCGGGCAGGCCCTGTCCGTCTTCGAGTCCGCGCTGCCCGAGGAGGTGGCCGGCCCCTACCGGGCCGCGCTGACCAAGCTCCAGGAGGCGGCGCCGCCGATGCCGACCCGCACGGTGCACGCGGTGCTCGCCGAGCGGCTCGGCGAGGACTGGCGCGAGCTGTTCGTGGAGTTCGACGACAAGCCCGCCGCCGCGGCCTCGATCGGCCAGGTCCACCGGGCGGTGTGGCAGGACGGCCGCGCGGTCGCGGTGAAGGTCCAGTACCCGGGCGCCGGTGAGGCCCTGCTCTCCGACCTCACCCAACTGAGCCGCTTCGCCCGGCTGCTGGGCCCGCTGGTCCCCGGCATGGACATCAAGCCGCTGATCACCGAGCTCAAGGACCGGGTCTCGGAGGAGCTGGACTACGCCCTCGAAGCCCAGGCCCAGCAGGTGCACGCGGAGGAGTTCGCGGACGACCCGGACGTCGTGGTGCCCGGTGTGGTCCATCAGTGCGACCAGGTCCTGGTCACCGAGTGGATCGACGGCATCCCGCTGTCGGAGATCATCAACGACGGGACCGAGGAGCAGCGCGACCGCGCCGGCCAGCTGCTGGCCCGCTTCCTCTTCTCCGGCCCGGCCCGCACCGGACTGCTCCACGCCGATCCGCACCCGGGCAACTTCCGTCTGCTGCCCGGCGGCCCGCACGACGAGGAGGAGTGGAAGCTGGGCGTCCTGGACTTCGGCACGGTCGACCGGCTCCCGGGCGGACTGCCCACTCCGATCGGCGAGTCACTGCGCATGACCCTCGACGGCGACGCGGAGTCGGTCTACGAACTGCTGTGCCGGGAGGGCTTCGTCAAGGAGTCCATAGAGCTGGACCCGGACGCCGTGCTGGACTACCTGCTGCCGATCATCGAACCGGCCCAGCTCGACGAGTTCACCTTCACCCGGGGCTGGATGCGCAGCCAGGCGGCCCGCGTCGCCGACCCTCGTTCCCCCGCCTACCAGCTCGGCAAGCAGCTCAATCTGCCGCCCGCCTATCTGCTGATACACCGGGTGACGCTGAGCACCATCGGTGTCCTGTGCCAGCTGGGGGCGACGGTCCGGCTGCGCGAGGAGCTGGAGGAGTGGCTGCCCGGCTTCGTGCTGGAGGAGGAGACCGAGGAGGAGTCGGTCGCGGAGGCGTGA
- a CDS encoding SDR family oxidoreductase codes for MSSPDPQVRAARNQSTSPAARGPVVAVTGAASGVGALLTERLAASEQIKQVIAIDERRGECADAQWHILDVRDPAIAEKLRGADAVVHLALDLDLETDGAARTAYNVRGTQTVLTAAAAAGVHRVVLCTSSMVYGALPDNELPLSEDAELRATAEATGVGDLLEIERLARRAPRAHPGLNVTVVRPAVLVGGTDTALTRYFESPRLLVVAGSRPAWQFCHVEDLCSALEYAVLEKVEGELAVGCDGWLEQEEVEELSGIRRMELPSAVALGAAARLHRIGLTPSPAGDLAYTMYPWVVSGSRLHDAGWRPQWTNEEVLAELLEEVAGRHTVAGRRLGRKDATAAGAAGATVALLGAAAVVRRARKARRRI; via the coding sequence GTGAGTTCCCCTGATCCGCAGGTTCGCGCAGCGCGAAACCAGTCAACCAGTCCCGCCGCGCGCGGGCCCGTCGTGGCGGTCACCGGTGCCGCGTCCGGCGTAGGCGCCCTGCTCACCGAGCGGCTCGCCGCGTCGGAGCAGATCAAGCAGGTCATCGCCATCGACGAGCGGCGGGGCGAGTGCGCGGACGCGCAGTGGCACATCCTGGACGTCCGCGATCCCGCCATCGCGGAGAAGCTGCGGGGCGCCGACGCGGTGGTGCATCTCGCGCTCGACCTCGATCTGGAGACCGACGGCGCCGCCCGGACGGCCTACAACGTCCGGGGGACGCAGACCGTACTGACGGCCGCGGCGGCCGCGGGCGTGCACCGGGTCGTGCTGTGCACGTCCTCGATGGTCTACGGCGCGCTGCCCGACAACGAGCTGCCGCTGTCGGAGGACGCGGAGCTGCGGGCCACGGCTGAGGCGACCGGGGTGGGGGACCTGCTGGAGATCGAGCGCCTCGCGCGGCGCGCCCCGCGGGCGCATCCTGGGCTGAATGTGACCGTGGTGCGGCCGGCGGTGCTCGTGGGAGGCACGGACACCGCGCTGACCAGGTACTTCGAGTCACCCCGGCTGCTTGTCGTGGCGGGGTCGCGGCCGGCCTGGCAGTTCTGTCATGTCGAGGATCTGTGCAGCGCTCTGGAGTACGCCGTCCTGGAGAAGGTCGAAGGTGAGCTGGCCGTCGGGTGTGACGGGTGGCTGGAGCAGGAGGAGGTCGAGGAGCTCAGCGGGATCCGGCGGATGGAGCTGCCGTCCGCGGTCGCGCTGGGGGCGGCGGCTCGGTTGCACCGGATCGGGCTGACGCCTTCGCCGGCCGGGGATCTCGCGTACACGATGTACCCCTGGGTGGTGAGCGGGAGCCGGCTGCATGACGCGGGGTGGCGGCCGCAGTGGACGAACGAGGAGGTGCTGGCCGAGCTGCTGGAGGAGGTGGCCGGGCGGCACACGGTCGCCGGGCGGCGGCTGGGGCGGAAGGACGCGACGGCTGCGGGGGCCGCGGGGGCGACGGTGGCGTTGCTGGGTGCGGCGGCCGTGGTGCGGCGGGCCCGGAAGGCGCGGCGGCGGATCTGA